The Streptomyces tendae genome has a window encoding:
- the carA gene encoding glutamine-hydrolyzing carbamoyl-phosphate synthase small subunit, which produces MTTSTRGADKVPAVLVLEDGRIFRGRSYGAVGETFGEAVFSTGMTGYQETLTDPSYHRQVVVMTAPHVGNTGVNDEDAESKRIWVSGYVVRDPARVPSNWRSRRTLDEELAAQGVVGISGIDTRALTRHLRERGAMRVGIFSGDAVRDDAALLARVQEAPEMKGADLSAEVATTEPYVVPAVGEKKFTVAAVDLGIKGMTPQRMAERGIEVHVLPATATVDDVYAVNPDGVFFSNGPGDPATADHPVSVMRGVLERGTPLFGICFGNQILGRALGFGTFKLKYGHRGINQPVQDRTTGKVEVTAHNHGFAVDAPLDKVSDTPFGRAEVSHVCLNDNVVEGLQLLDKPAFSVQYHPEAAAGPHDAAYLFDRFVSLMEGQRA; this is translated from the coding sequence GCGAAGCGGTGTTCTCCACCGGCATGACCGGCTACCAGGAGACCCTCACCGACCCGTCGTACCACCGGCAGGTCGTGGTGATGACCGCCCCGCACGTCGGCAACACCGGCGTCAACGACGAGGACGCCGAGTCCAAGCGGATCTGGGTCTCCGGCTATGTGGTGCGCGACCCCGCGCGCGTGCCCTCCAACTGGCGCTCACGCCGCACGCTCGACGAGGAGCTGGCCGCCCAGGGCGTCGTCGGCATCAGCGGCATCGACACCCGCGCCCTCACCCGCCACCTGCGTGAGCGCGGCGCCATGCGCGTCGGCATCTTCAGCGGCGACGCGGTGCGCGACGACGCGGCGCTGCTCGCCCGCGTCCAGGAGGCGCCCGAGATGAAGGGCGCCGACCTCTCCGCCGAGGTCGCCACCACCGAGCCGTACGTCGTCCCCGCGGTCGGTGAGAAGAAGTTCACCGTCGCCGCCGTCGACCTCGGCATCAAGGGCATGACCCCGCAGCGCATGGCCGAGCGCGGCATCGAGGTGCACGTGCTGCCGGCCACCGCGACCGTCGACGACGTCTACGCGGTCAACCCGGACGGCGTGTTCTTCTCCAACGGCCCCGGCGACCCCGCCACCGCCGACCACCCCGTCTCCGTGATGCGGGGCGTGCTGGAGCGCGGCACCCCCCTGTTCGGCATCTGCTTCGGCAACCAGATCCTCGGCCGCGCCCTCGGCTTCGGCACCTTCAAGCTGAAGTACGGCCACCGTGGCATCAACCAGCCGGTGCAGGACCGTACGACCGGCAAGGTCGAGGTCACCGCGCACAACCACGGCTTCGCCGTGGACGCCCCGCTCGACAAGGTCTCCGACACCCCGTTCGGCCGCGCCGAGGTGTCCCACGTCTGCCTCAACGACAACGTGGTGGAGGGCCTCCAACTGCTCGACAAGCCGGCCTTCAGCGTCCAGTACCACCCCGAAGCGGCAGCGGGCCCGCACGACGCCGCGTACCTGTTCGACCGCTTCGTCTCCCTGATGGAGGGCCAGCGTGCCTAA